From a region of the Helianthus annuus cultivar XRQ/B chromosome 5, HanXRQr2.0-SUNRISE, whole genome shotgun sequence genome:
- the LOC110941924 gene encoding serine/threonine-protein kinase BLUS1 isoform X2 has product MKKYPIGAEHYELYEEIGQGVSASVYRAKCLDNDETVAIKVLDFERGNCDLNNVSRESQTMILVDHPNVLKSHCSFVNDHNLWVVMPFMAGGSCLHMLKAFHPEGFEEAVIATILREVLKALEYLHRHGHIHRDVKAGNILISDHGAIKLGDLGVSACLFDSGDRQRARNTFCGTPCWMAPEVMEQLHGYDFRADIWSFGITALELAHGHAPFSKYPPMKVLLMTLQNAPPGLDYERDKKFSKSFKQMIASCLVKDPSKRPSAQKLLKHYFFKQARSNDYIARKLLEGLQPIGDRLEAIKRKEEDMVAQKKIPDGQKEEISQNEYKRGISGWNFDLDDVKAQASLIQDEDNTSSERKLQYQLSTLSEASEIAEVEGSAPSGYSTMGFSIANCENSEDELSIASSANVHLSQTSSPRAHSHHRAASFDSFSEKLQGQFCRVPSCNETARGIQHKGRFKVTSGNVEFDKAAAPHLLQKSHSLQDCILSLMKANSTSDFTDGGCTSSNIHGVDKSMLDANSLREKELLNEITYLQWRLACAQEELQKCQTENF; this is encoded by the exons ATGAAGAAATATCCGATCGGAGCTGAGCATTATGAGCTGTATGAGGAGATAGGGCAAGGTGTTAGCGCCTCGGTTTACCGAGCAAAGTGTCTTGATAATGATGAAACTGTGGCTATTAAAGTGCTTGATTTTGAAAGAGGAAACTGTGATCTG AACAATGTATCGCGTGAGTCTCAGACAATGATCTTGGTTGACCATCCAAATGTTCTTAAATCGCATTGTTCTTTCGTAAATGACCATAATCTATGGGTTGTTATGCCTTTTATGGCTGGTGGTTCTTGCCTACATATGTTAAAGGCTTTCCATCCCGAGGGTTTTGAAGAAGCTGTTATTGCAACTATATTACGCGAGGTTTTAAAGGCATTGGAGTATCTTCACCGTCATGGCCACATCCATCGTGATGTTAAA GCCGGAAACATTCTCATCAGCGACCATGGTGCAATCAAGCTGGGTGATTTGGGTGTTTCTGCGTGCTTATTTGATTCTGGTGATCGACAACGGGCAAGGAATACATTTTGCGGGACACCATGCTG gATGGCCCCTGAGGTTATGGAGCAATTGCATGGATACGACTTCAG GGCAGATATATGGTCTTTCGGTATAACAGCTCTCGAGCTTGCTCACGGGCATGCTCCTTTCTCTAAATACCCCCCAATGAAG GTTTTGCTAATGACCTTACAAAATGCACCTCCTGGTCTTGATTATGAGAGGGACAAGAAGTTCTCCAAg TCTTTTAAGCAAATGATCGCAAGTTGCCTGGTTAAAGATCCTTCAAAGCGCCCTTCTGCACAGAAGTTACTGAAGCATTATTTCTTTAAACAAGCTAGATCAAATGATTACATTGCACGCAAGCTGTTAGAAGGCCTCCAACCAATTGGTGATCGCCTTGAAGCAATTAAG AGAAAGGAGGAAGACATGGTTGCTCAAAAGAAAATTCCAGATGGTCAGAAGGAGGAAATTTCACAA AACGAATATAAAAGAGGGATTAGCGGGTGGAACTTTGACCTTGATGATGTGAAGGCACAAGCTTCCTTG ATTCAGGATGAGGACAATACTTCTAGTGAAAGGAAACTTCAATATCAATTGTCAACCTTGAGTGAGGCTTCTGAAATTGCTGAAGTT GAAGGATCTGCTCCATCTGGCTACTCTACTATGGGTTTCTCTAT AGCCAACTGTGAGAACTCTGAAGATGAGCTAAGCATTGCTAGTTCTGCCAACGTACATTTATCACAGACTTCTTCTCCTCGTGCTCATTCCCACCACAGAGCAGCTTCATTTGATAG TTTCAGTGAGAAATTGCAAGGTCAATTCTGTAGAGTCCCAAGCTGCAATGAAACAGCAAGAGGCATCCAACATAAAGGGCGTTTTAAGGTTACCTCTGGGAATGTCGAGTTTGACAAG GCAGCTGCACCTCATCTGTTACAAAAGAGTCACAGTCTGCAG GATTGCATTCTGAGTCTAATGAAGGCAAACTCCACCAGTGATTTTACAG ACGGAGGATGCACATCATCAAACATTCATGGGGTAGATAAATCTATG TTGGATGCAAACAGTCTCAGGGAAAAGGAATTACTTAATGAAATCACTTATTTACAATGGAG GCTCGCATGCGCACAAGAGGAGCTTCAGAAATGTCAAACCGAAAATTTCTAG
- the LOC110941924 gene encoding serine/threonine-protein kinase BLUS1 isoform X1 → MKKYPIGAEHYELYEEIGQGVSASVYRAKCLDNDETVAIKVLDFERGNCDLNNVSRESQTMILVDHPNVLKSHCSFVNDHNLWVVMPFMAGGSCLHMLKAFHPEGFEEAVIATILREVLKALEYLHRHGHIHRDVKAGNILISDHGAIKLGDLGVSACLFDSGDRQRARNTFCGTPCWMAPEVMEQLHGYDFRADIWSFGITALELAHGHAPFSKYPPMKVLLMTLQNAPPGLDYERDKKFSKSFKQMIASCLVKDPSKRPSAQKLLKHYFFKQARSNDYIARKLLEGLQPIGDRLEAIKRKEEDMVAQKKIPDGQKEEISQNEYKRGISGWNFDLDDVKAQASLIQDEDNTSSERKLQYQLSTLSEASEIAEVEGSAPSGYSTMGFSIANCENSEDELSIASSANVHLSQTSSPRAHSHHRAASFDSFSEKLQGQFCRVPSCNETARGIQHKGRFKVTSGNVEFDKAAAPHLLQKSHSLQVLSQSHIHQPYHVDGSPMPQNHLPFPALQFIMQTNTLQRDCILSLMKANSTSDFTDGGCTSSNIHGVDKSMLDANSLREKELLNEITYLQWRLACAQEELQKCQTENF, encoded by the exons ATGAAGAAATATCCGATCGGAGCTGAGCATTATGAGCTGTATGAGGAGATAGGGCAAGGTGTTAGCGCCTCGGTTTACCGAGCAAAGTGTCTTGATAATGATGAAACTGTGGCTATTAAAGTGCTTGATTTTGAAAGAGGAAACTGTGATCTG AACAATGTATCGCGTGAGTCTCAGACAATGATCTTGGTTGACCATCCAAATGTTCTTAAATCGCATTGTTCTTTCGTAAATGACCATAATCTATGGGTTGTTATGCCTTTTATGGCTGGTGGTTCTTGCCTACATATGTTAAAGGCTTTCCATCCCGAGGGTTTTGAAGAAGCTGTTATTGCAACTATATTACGCGAGGTTTTAAAGGCATTGGAGTATCTTCACCGTCATGGCCACATCCATCGTGATGTTAAA GCCGGAAACATTCTCATCAGCGACCATGGTGCAATCAAGCTGGGTGATTTGGGTGTTTCTGCGTGCTTATTTGATTCTGGTGATCGACAACGGGCAAGGAATACATTTTGCGGGACACCATGCTG gATGGCCCCTGAGGTTATGGAGCAATTGCATGGATACGACTTCAG GGCAGATATATGGTCTTTCGGTATAACAGCTCTCGAGCTTGCTCACGGGCATGCTCCTTTCTCTAAATACCCCCCAATGAAG GTTTTGCTAATGACCTTACAAAATGCACCTCCTGGTCTTGATTATGAGAGGGACAAGAAGTTCTCCAAg TCTTTTAAGCAAATGATCGCAAGTTGCCTGGTTAAAGATCCTTCAAAGCGCCCTTCTGCACAGAAGTTACTGAAGCATTATTTCTTTAAACAAGCTAGATCAAATGATTACATTGCACGCAAGCTGTTAGAAGGCCTCCAACCAATTGGTGATCGCCTTGAAGCAATTAAG AGAAAGGAGGAAGACATGGTTGCTCAAAAGAAAATTCCAGATGGTCAGAAGGAGGAAATTTCACAA AACGAATATAAAAGAGGGATTAGCGGGTGGAACTTTGACCTTGATGATGTGAAGGCACAAGCTTCCTTG ATTCAGGATGAGGACAATACTTCTAGTGAAAGGAAACTTCAATATCAATTGTCAACCTTGAGTGAGGCTTCTGAAATTGCTGAAGTT GAAGGATCTGCTCCATCTGGCTACTCTACTATGGGTTTCTCTAT AGCCAACTGTGAGAACTCTGAAGATGAGCTAAGCATTGCTAGTTCTGCCAACGTACATTTATCACAGACTTCTTCTCCTCGTGCTCATTCCCACCACAGAGCAGCTTCATTTGATAG TTTCAGTGAGAAATTGCAAGGTCAATTCTGTAGAGTCCCAAGCTGCAATGAAACAGCAAGAGGCATCCAACATAAAGGGCGTTTTAAGGTTACCTCTGGGAATGTCGAGTTTGACAAG GCAGCTGCACCTCATCTGTTACAAAAGAGTCACAGTCTGCAG GTACTAAGCCAAAGTCACATTCATCAACCTTATCATGTTGATGGTAGTCCTATGCCGCAAAATCATCTTCCTTTTCCAGCCCTACAGTTTATTATGCAGACAAATACTCTTCAAAGA GATTGCATTCTGAGTCTAATGAAGGCAAACTCCACCAGTGATTTTACAG ACGGAGGATGCACATCATCAAACATTCATGGGGTAGATAAATCTATG TTGGATGCAAACAGTCTCAGGGAAAAGGAATTACTTAATGAAATCACTTATTTACAATGGAG GCTCGCATGCGCACAAGAGGAGCTTCAGAAATGTCAAACCGAAAATTTCTAG
- the LOC110941925 gene encoding ABC transporter I family member 17 encodes METFQDSAREHLLNVDENCVVNGSESKIQVKGLSRSLDKGVSILQNVNLDIPRGQIMGIIGPSGSGKSTLLRALNRLWEPPSGTVFLDGKDITGLDVLELRRKVGMLFQLPVLFEGTVADNIRYGPQLKGKKLRDEEVYRLLTFADLDASFFNKPGSELSVGQAQRVALARTLANEPEVLLLDEPTSALDPISTQNIEDVLVKLKSKGMTIVMVSHSIKQIQRIADVVCLLVGGEIVEVLNSNHLSEANHPMARRFLELSS; translated from the exons ATGGAGACTTTCCAAG ATAGTGCGCGAGAACATTTACTAAACGTAGACGAAAACTGTGTGGTTAACGGATCAGAAAGCAAAATTCAAGTAAAGGGTTTGTCAAGATCGTTAGACAAAGGGGTTtccatacttcaaaatgtcaaCTTGGATATCCCTAGAGGCCAAATTATGGGGATCATAGGGCCAAGTGGTAGCGGAAAGTCAACGCTGCTAAGAGCGCTGAATCGGCTGTGGGAACCGCCTTCTGGCACCGTGTTTCTGGATGGAAAAGATATTACCGGTCTTGATGTTCTTGAGCTCCGGCGTAAAGTGGGTATGCTGTTTCAGCTTCCAGTTTTGTTTGAAG GTACAGTTGCAGACAATATAAGATATGGGCCACAGTTGAAAGGAAAGAAACTAAGAGATGAAGAAGTGTACAGATTGCTGACTTTTGCTGACCTTGATGCCTCTTTCTTCAATAAACCGGGCAGCGAACTGTCGGTTGGTCAAGCTCAAAGGGTTGCACTTGCTAGAACATTAGCCAATGAACCAGAG GTTTTGTTGTTAGATGAGCCAACAAGTGCGTTGGATCCGATATCAACACAGAACATAGAAGATGTGTTGGTGAAGTTAAAGAGTAAGGGGATGACCATTGTTATGGTCTCTCACAGCATTAAACAGATTCAAAGGATTGCAGATGTGGTTTGTCTTCTTGTTGGGGGTGAGATTGTTGAAGTTTTGAACTCCAACCATTTATCAGAAGCTAACCATCCTATGGCAAGAAGATTTCTTGAACTCAGCTCTTAA